From the Lysobacter soyae genome, the window AATGTAAATCGCGCCGCGCGAATTGTCGGCGAGGTTGTACATGCTGGTGAGGAAGATGCGGTTGTCCGGGCTGCGCGCAAAAAATCTCGGACGCTTGAATCCATCCGCCACCACCGAGAACGTATAACCTTTCGGCAGGTTGAGTGTCATCGTCCGGCCATCGGCCAACTTCAATGTCTTGGCAAACAAGGGCGCGCTGGCATTTGCCGCGGCGGCCGCTGTTGCGAAGCTGACGGTGAGAGCGATGAACGCAAGCCGCAACAGGTTTTTCATGAGATCAGCTCAAAGGTGGGTTGGAGCGCGGCAAATGATTTGAAGGTGCCACGGCGCCGCCGGAAATGATGAAACTCATGGCTTGATCCACCGTCCAATCGGTGGGGATCAGATCTTCGATCGGGACGATTTCCAAATAACCGCCGGTCGGGTTGGGCGTGGTCGGCACATAGACGGCCGCCATCTCGCGACCCGTACCTTCTTCTTTCAATACCCGGGTGACGAATCCGACCGTCCGCATGCCTTTGGCCGGAAACTCGATGAGTACAACGCGCTGCGTACCGTCAGGCGAAGTCTGCAAAATATCGAGCAATTTTCGCGCGCCGGAATAGACCGAATTCGCCAGCGGTACCCGTTGGATGAACCTATCGAAGGCAAGCAAAATGCGCTGCCCGACCATGCGTCCGGCAAACGCACCGACCAGCAAAATCACGGCGATCGTGCCGATCAATGCCAGGAAACCCCGGGCGGTCTCACTGGTGATCCAAGCCATTGCCGGATTGCCGGCGGCAATCTCCGCGAGTGCGGGCTCGACCCATGGCCGACTGATGTCGCTCAGCGTGACAAACACGAAGCGGACCACCACCCAAGTCAGCCAAATCGGCAGCAAGGTCAACAGGCCGGTCAAAAACAAGCGGCGAAGGGATCGGGATTGGGGTTCGGTCGACATGCGGCGATTCTACGCTGCGTCTGATGACCGGTCTTCGGTCGTCCGGCGACTTTTTTTCAGTCGGACATAGATTTGCTTGCGAACCTTTGCCACCACCGTGCCATCGTCGGCCACCACATCGGTGTTAAACCAGCGCAAAACCTTTTCACCGCCAGCAGCGGCGGCGCGGAGTTCGTCAACGATTTCCGGTGTGACATCGAAAGTTGCCGAGACGTGACCGCGACCAGGCTTCTCGAAGGAGATCTCCGCGGCGCGATCCCAGACGATGTAGTCGCGCCCCAGTTGATGCAGGATCAACAACATCCAAAAGGGATCGGTCATCGAGAACAGACTGCCGCCGAATTGCGAGCCCACGTAGTTTCGATTCCACGGGCGCAGACGCAAAACGACGCGCGCATGGCGCCAATCGTTGCTGAGTTCGGTGAGCTTGATGCCGGAAAACAAAAAGGGCGGCCACAGGTTGATCCCGTGGCGAAACATGAAAGGGGTGACTTCCATTGAATCAGGACAGCAACAGTGCCGACATTTGACGGCGGTAGCGGCTGACCAAATCGTCGTCGTCGATGATCCGGAATGCGTCGATCAAGGCCTTTCGCGGCAACCCGTCCTGATACGTCCGATCGCGTTTCAGCATTTCCAGCAGCTGTTTCAGACCCTCTTCCTGCTGCCCGCCCAGAAGGTGGTGCAAGGCCAACAAATGGCGTGCGGTCATGTCGCCGGCATCGGTGGCTACTGCCGCTTCGAGCACTTCGCGCGGCGGGGCGTTTTCAAGCTGGCGGGCGAAGTCGAGCTTGGCGTGGGCTTTGACTGCGCGGTCATCGGTGGCGAGATTGGCGGGCAGGGCGTCGATCATGGTGCGCGCTTCGTGCATGGCACCGGTTTCGAGCAGCGCCAGCGCGAGGTCGAGTGCGTGCCCGGGCTTGTCCGGCTCGGTCTCCATCAAATGCCGGAGGCGCACCACTTCCGCATGGGGATCCGGCTTTTCTTCCGTCGCACCTTCAACCACCGCGTCTTCGACCGCGGCCGCAAGCGGCTCGATGCCATGATGACTCAAGAATGAGCGCACTTGGTCTTCAGGTAGCGCACCTTGGAAGCCGTCCACCGGCTGCCCGTTGCGGAACAAATAGACCGTGGGAATCGAGCGGATTTGAAACGCCGCGGCAATTTGCGGCTCGGCTTCGGTATCGACTTTCGCCAACACAAACGCACCGTTGTACTCGGCGGCCAATTTTTCAAGAATCGGTTTGAGGGTCTTGCACGGGCCGCACCATTCCGCCCAGAAATCAATGATGACCGGCATCTCCATCGATTTGTGGATGATTTCTTTCTCAAAGGCGTCTGTGGTGACGTCGACGCTGTAGGTGTCAGT encodes:
- a CDS encoding DUF502 domain-containing protein, with the protein product MSTEPQSRSLRRLFLTGLLTLLPIWLTWVVVRFVFVTLSDISRPWVEPALAEIAAGNPAMAWITSETARGFLALIGTIAVILLVGAFAGRMVGQRILLAFDRFIQRVPLANSVYSGARKLLDILQTSPDGTQRVVLIEFPAKGMRTVGFVTRVLKEEGTGREMAAVYVPTTPNPTGGYLEIVPIEDLIPTDWTVDQAMSFIISGGAVAPSNHLPRSNPPLS
- a CDS encoding DUF4442 domain-containing protein — protein: MEVTPFMFRHGINLWPPFLFSGIKLTELSNDWRHARVVLRLRPWNRNYVGSQFGGSLFSMTDPFWMLLILHQLGRDYIVWDRAAEISFEKPGRGHVSATFDVTPEIVDELRAAAAGGEKVLRWFNTDVVADDGTVVAKVRKQIYVRLKKSRRTTEDRSSDAA
- the trxA gene encoding thioredoxin — its product is MTTDTYSVDVTTDAFEKEIIHKSMEMPVIIDFWAEWCGPCKTLKPILEKLAAEYNGAFVLAKVDTEAEPQIAAAFQIRSIPTVYLFRNGQPVDGFQGALPEDQVRSFLSHHGIEPLAAAVEDAVVEGATEEKPDPHAEVVRLRHLMETEPDKPGHALDLALALLETGAMHEARTMIDALPANLATDDRAVKAHAKLDFARQLENAPPREVLEAAVATDAGDMTARHLLALHHLLGGQQEEGLKQLLEMLKRDRTYQDGLPRKALIDAFRIIDDDDLVSRYRRQMSALLLS